Below is a genomic region from Rosa chinensis cultivar Old Blush chromosome 5, RchiOBHm-V2, whole genome shotgun sequence.
AAAGTGGTCGCGcggaaagttactgtagcttACCGGAAAAGTTGCTGGAAAAGTGCCgaaaaatggccggaaaagtcacctGCGGtcgttgaccggagggttgaccggTGTTGACTGTGGTTGACcggcttgctgacgtggcactggtGGTTGACGTGGCTGGCTGACTGGTGTGACTGGATGCCTGCGTGGTGCTGACGTGGAAGAGCGTTTGTGGCTTGGCGGCTTGGCTGGGGCCTGCTGCACGTGGGCTTGGGCTGCAGCAattgggcttgggctgcagAGGATctcctcctctcttttttttttttttttttttctttctgccggttcaagtTAGGaagattccggcggccggttcAGCTGAAtttaggccggttccggtggtgaaacttctggttccagaTTTCTGGGGTGGGGATGCTGCAGGTGGCCGAGTATGGCGGTAGGAGGTGGTGAGGAAAGCTTTGAACCAGGCAGGGGGATTTTTGCTacttctggtggccggttcggataTTTTCAGGCCGGTTCTGTGGgcggggccgccggttctggactcctggagttgagatcttcaaggtgggcggcggtggtttctgggatttgaaggctacgaatttagggcttcagggttagggcttcgtgctgataacgtgttttagagaaactgaatttgagaggaatttgctgtgtattctcattgataataggggccttgttatatagaggattacaatgcatagaatctcaatcatacaaagaaagtaattctacattgattagtattctagatccttctaattaaatcctattaccactaggtcaagtaacctagagtttgggctaaacacaaattcggttttccttcaacagtaATTAattaaggggaaatgatcatttacccgattttaggctaaaaattgcccacttgctccaccaactgttttttaaccccatttacccaaaacactctaagggattatttcccctttacccaattaattcttttttctttttttttgagactttttggccctctccttctttctcacttagagagagaagtcacattccaccttgctgtgctacggtgaccagtggccggcgcggtctccggcgaccagactccggtgaccggtgaccggactccggcgaacggtgaccggattccgactaccggtgaccggattccagaatccggctattattgccccccagtaatcatattactgccccccagtaattatattattgcctcccaaaaatcatattattgacgtccagtgaattgtatgaactcccaaaaccaaaatgaatacactaaaggaacaattgatcaatttataatcatattactgcccccagtaatcatattattgccccccaatacaaagtccaatgtctctactgcctcccaatagaccaccaaaaatgcaccattttgtaggattcactgATAATTTGAccttaatacacagaaaacaacatgtaacttatcaaaatactacactatagtgatccctgtccctcgtatcaaagtctactgggggccaataatgtgtctactgcccccagtagaccatcaaaattaaaaaaaaaaaaaaaaaaaaaaaaatcccgacGTCCTACCCACCAGATCGTCCTTCGTCTCCGCCAGCCCATAAGTAACTGCAGCACCGCCTCCCCTTCACCGGAGTCATCTGCAGCACCGATCCCAACCGCCTGCATTCCGGCTTCCGATCCAGCCTCCTCACCGGAGCCTCCCAGCCTTTGATCTAGCTTCTAAGACCTTGGCGCTGACGTGGCGAGTGAGGTCGCGGATCTTGGATGGTGAAGGTGAATCGGAGGACGGAGATGGTGAATCGGAATCTGGCTGGGGAGAACGAGttggtgaagaggaagaagcagtgAGTTGGAGTAGGAGGAAGgcgaggaagaagaagcggAGGTCGCAGACTCAGAGATCGCCGACGACAGTGGCCGGTGGGTCCGATTCGAATTCCGGCGAGGGCTTTCCAGAAGCAAGGGAGGAGAGAGGTTGAtgggagtcgagagagagagagagagagtatgagggcaatattgtccatagatgttagattgggtaaatggggttaaataactcttggtggagtaagtgggcaattttttgtctaaaattgggtaagtggtcacgtccccattaattaaatacaaagactacttaatttctcattggataacgttaatctttatcttctcgacccaaatttgaatttattactatttttttgtctttttgttgccttctcatcattaattcgttattcaattcacaaaaccattacctttaacttcatcaaaattttTGCAAAATTCTTTGTGAACACGGAAAGTACAAATTTacaacacaaagaaaaaaaaaatcaatctcttcttcattgatcatagttgtcaaattactaatttttttacatagattgaaatagagaacattgaaattcctgataaaaaaaattgaaattgaaagaaaaaattttaaaaaatgggagtaaaattagattatgattttattaggaaattttaataaattttaattttttatgagtataaattaaatgagagattttcgttaaaaatatttattttctaattggatatgtcatataaggatattcttggaaagagaaatgagttaaataggtaaatttaataattgaaattaaaatgtagggtgtaatgagcaagtagggtgaacaaagaaaatgatagggtggcaatagctgcATCCTTCTATAATACAGGTGTAGAAATAAGAAGAAAGTGATCagaataaaggagaagaaaagagacaaGATATAGGGTGTAAAAAAATGATGGTAAGGTATGATCATTTTATataagttataattttttttaataacgaTGCATCAATTAAGGGTTTTGTTGTGCTAATGACATATTATAACTGATATGGTTTTTATGAATACCAAATTGATTGAAAAATAACATTAACTCTCAATTTATTGATGCAtaaattattgattgttttgagtaATATTGTTATGGGTAAATTTGTTATGTGAAAAATTAGAAGTTGACCCATCATGCTAATATAGGAAAGTAAGCTGATGTGGATGCTTAGTCactggaccgcaattaacaaaatTTGTCTTCCAGATTACAATCAAAACAGGTTATGGTTTTTGGACTTATATATGGATTTAAATGGATTGTAAGTGTTATATAAGAGTAATTGGtgaatttttttggtttttgattgggGGTGAGGTGGTTATGTTAACAAGTTAGTAACACACCCATTCAATCAGTATTTAGACTAGAATTTTGGAAGGTATCTCAGTAAATGCATACTAATCCCCGGACTCCCCTCCGTAGGCGCACAAACTCAAAGGTCTCTAGTACTtgctggatttttttttcttcttttttatgaaattattaAAATATGAGTTATTATTGAAAATAAGAAGCAATTACTTATTGCTCCGTATATTAAGATGTTTATTTGGTACAAATAGCAACGTGAAACATTATTTCCTCATCAGGTGATATAAGATCCTCTACAAGTTCACAGTCTAACGGTTTTGTCAAATCAGTCATTTTCAGTAACTTGCATtgaagttttggttttggtattcAATTAGGTAGGATAATATTTATATCACTAAAGGAGTTATCGTCAACTTGCGAATGTTAAATTACGTTTGTACGTTCACACTCACAATTGCAAAATAGGTATAAATAATGGATTGTTGTTGATAATACATATCACAAAAATATATGCATTAGTGTAGTAGCTAGCCATGGATTCAAAGGTATTTTGTTTCATGTTTCTAGCACTCTTCCCAGTCTTCTCAACATCAGAGCCTTGGGCAATTATTTTTCCACCTGTAAATGAAGATGGTAAGACATACCAAAGGTTTAATGGTCAAGCTTATATGTGCAAGGAAATAGGGCCAAAGTGTCAATATTGGTTATTAAGTGGTGAAGCAAATAAATATTGTAAAGCAGAGTGCAAAAAGAAAGGGTACCCCGAAGCTGAATGCACCTCTACCGGGTGGGTTCAAAAGGAATGTTTTTGCTACGAACCTTCCGGATGGCCTAGAAAtggttttttttatcttttgagCAAACTTAGAAAGCTAACCCTAAGAGGTAGCTTCAGATTCtttaatatatattcataatgATCGATTAAAGAAATGCATTCATATATAGTCTTTGTCTTGccactttattttaattttatgggAGATTTCTGTTGATGACACATCAGTAAAAATaatgcatttttcttttataaaagaTTATTGTCAACCGAGAGCTGTTATGAAATGCGCACTCCTCACTTCCTTCTATATTTGAAATCCAtacaaaaagataaattttaaattattaaaaAGGAAAGATGATGGGTGAACTCAATTATAAATTCCTATCCCTAAAAATTTATagctttcaatttcatttttgcCAATCTCAATTGAGTTTACCTAAAATTTCATTACAATTTGCGTCATCGTAAAAATTTTGTTGATAtatttatgaattttcaaatccTCAATATTTTTGTGCGTGGAGGGGATAGACCCttttcagaaaccaaagacTTCTTTCGCTTTATCTTCTTCATCTCAGAACAAGTTCAAAACAATTTTTTGGATTTGATGATTCATCTTTATAAgcatagagaaaaaaatgaatgacAACTCAATTAGATATAAAAATTGTGACACTAAACAATAATAGCATAGCAACAATGCGTTCCCCGTCATTCGCCACTCCACTCCCGCAGGGGCGGAGTAGTGTTAAACATTTACACATTTATTCTAAGAGGTAGACAGAGATTTGGAAAAAAGATgcagaaaccaaattcaatgaAAAAGCGTCGGTGGCTCAGTGGCGCTTATTTCCTGTTGCTAGTTCCCAAGCCTGTATTATGTGGTTCAAGATTTCCTCAACTCCTTGCCCGTGCTTCACCTGAGCAAAGACATATAGGTTCACAAGGATATGAATCATGGAAACTGAAATTTAACATTTGAAGCAATTCCGAAAGCCATAGACATCAAATAAGACCTATACAgataaaaatttgaaatttgtcaCGGTAACATGACAGATTTGCGAATGGAGACAGGGTTGTAGTGTCTCTTTTCTGCCAAGAATAATTGATATCATGGGAAAATACAGCTAGATATAACTAACACAGATTATAATCATAATAGTATAGACCTTTCAATATACTTCTACAATACAAAAATGCTAGCTAACTAATTTAACCATTCAATCAACCAACCTGAGCAAAGACAAATGGCCCTCCATCTCGCATTCGAAGTGCGTCACGCTCCATCACTGCCAAGTCAGCTCCAACTGCTTGTGCAAGGTCAGTCTTGTTTATCACCTACAATCAAATGTTGTCGAGTCACACATATGAATTCCTCATCAAAGGTTATCAAGTCACAATCAAACAACTAACAGTATAGGATATAGCATCCACAACAAAGGCAGCAGCAGTGAATATTAGAAAACCACATACCAGAAGGTCAGCTTGAGTGATTCCAGGGCCACCTTTTCGTGGAATTTTATCACCACCAGATACATCTATGATGTAAATAATATAGTCAGCCAGCTCCCTGCTGAAGTTCGCAGCTAAATTATCTGCTCCCAAACAAATCAAATTGGGAATTGTTTCAATCAAACAATAAAATATGACTATGAAAAAGCTTGATCCAACAATTGGTTGGTCATTCACATACAAAATATCCCAATTTTTGCAACTTCACAGTAAGTAGTTCCATCCCAAGTTGTTGTGTGAAGGTTTTCTCACATATTAATCTCTTTAAAGATAAACTACATAAAGCCTTTCAGTTTCAAGTTCAATAATGAAATTCTAGTACTACTATCATCATGCATCACCATTAGTCATTTGCAACAATTCAACCTAAGTATTCAAGTCAGTTCATATCTAGGGTTCCTCATCTAATTGCCTCTGGAAGTACCTCCGCCTGATTCACAAAGAAGTATGTCTGCCTTGTACAAGTTAGAAAGCTCCTCAAGAGGGCCTAGATTAATGCTGATGTCTTCGCGAATTGCAGCATGAGGGCATCCCCCAGTTTCCACAGCACGTATTCTCTCTTCAGGAAGTGCTCCATGCTTCACCAAGAACTCACCATCCTCTTTGGTGAATATATCATTTGTCACCTGCAATAATCACActtgttcttcttcatcagTGCAATCTTTATATCCCACATCGCCACATCAAGCTATGACTTGGGTATTTCTCTGTGGCTGCCTCAATCTCAATCAACTAGAAACATTGCTAGGCAGTGCAGATATTAACAAATTCTACGCAAAAGGTCACAATATGATTTTACAAAAAGTGACGGATTTTGAAGTATCCAACAAATAAGGCACTGAGAGTATCCaaaaatttaatttgtttttaccCCCTTGCATAGTCTCTAGCAAATTCGAGTCTTCTTTGACTTAATGCATTTAGATAACCTAATGCGCACAATGCATTTAGTGGGGTGTATCCACGAGTCTTCTTTGACTTAATGCATTTAGATAACCTAATGCGCATAATGCAAAAACAAAGAATGATGAGCTTCCTATCGATCAGCTATTGTCCTAAAAGTAATCACATAATTGGGTTTCTACATATGGCCTCGGAACCTCCCTGCATAACCAAATTCGCTGCCGCACCCCCCTTGGTCCAGATTGTCGGTGGTTTGCCAACTCCCTTATCCGTCAACCTAGATCTACGATCCagaatatgtttctttttcattcGCTGGAAAGGGTGTTTTGGAGATATAATTTTTCCAAATAAGGGGAGACGCTTAGATGTCTATATTAGTATTAAGAGATCGAAGTttagccaaaatcaaaaatttgacagaaaagACTCTAGAAGTTTAAGAAATTCGAAAGTTAATTAAATTACAAAGACGAttatgacaattacaaaatagatttttattaagaaaaatatataaaaaaaaatctcacgACCCATTTTTTCTCTAACTATATATCTTCTCTATGCAATAACTATTTTATTCCATTACATTTCTTTtctatctcaaaaaaaaaaaaaaatcccacaattcatttttctttctcattaTGATCTCTCTGaaataacatttttttattttcttcaaaaaaaaaaaaaataccacacATCATCCAGAGCATGTGTAGATGAAAGTTGTATGTGTTAAGAAAAATGAGATGTCAgatgtgtatatataattaCTTTACAAATAATATGGATGGACTAAACTGACTTGGCCGGCTTGGTGCTAATAAGTCACATGAAACGCGGAACGTTGCGGTACGGATACGTGGTACAGGTACGCAGTACGTCAGTCTTTAGGGTACGTGGTACGCTAAGATACATTAGTTAATTTTaatcaaaataaattacatatattaaataaaattatggaaaaataattaataattatagaatgtaatttgttaaaataAATAACCATACCATAAATAATGGACTTTTATTTTACCTAAATATCCCTTATTAATATACTATGAGAAGCACTGTACTTAAAGaggataaataagtaaattaacaaataacagaaaataaataataaagaaagcttatttatcttttattttttattggatTATCTTGGATCATCTCAATCTGATTATGCCGTGAATCcacccaccaaaaaaaaaaaaaacagattatgtCGTGAATCCAAGAGATTCCCCGTTGATTCTCTTCATCTCTTGAAGAGACAGCTGCAGCTGCCGCAGATCTAGAGGAAGCCAGAGGCGAGTAGTCCTTCCTTCTCTCCGTCGGCCCCAGCGGTTAAGGCTCCAAAAGCACCGCTGACCAAGTCACCGATAGCTGCCCCAATCTCCGCTCCATCACGGCCATCATCACAGGTACATGTTCCTCTAATCGGTGCCACCCAAAAAATACAACCAGTTTTTGTTTTATCTTctcaaattaattaaatatttaaattaattataataaataatatgGCTTTTAAATCTATGTAAACATATCATGTGTACCTACATGAAAGGTCAATAAATTCTTAAACAATGTAGTGTATCTATATCagagtcaaaaaagaaaaaatgaaacaaactaaGTAGGGTAATTAACACAATAATACTTAGAGATACAGTAATAGACTAGTCACATAGTAGATCAAACTAAAAACCCTAAGGCACCGCTGCCGCAACCCGAGTCCCTTCTTTCGATCATGGCTGGCATCAACGACGTCACCGCAAGTTTTGCTGCATCCATAGCTCTTGCAGGTAACGATGTGGTGGATCTCTCTCGCATGGCAGGGGCCAATGTGAGACGGGGATCTCAAGCCTACCTTTTAGCACGTCCTCTGACCGCAAAGTCCTATGGTGGAGCAGATCTGCAACGGCATTTCCATCGCATCTGGGTTCTGGAGAAGAGTTTCAAGGTCCAGACTCGATCTCAAAACCGTTTTGTATTCTCTTTCGATCTCAGGAAGGACAAGAACAAAGTACTTCAGGGGGGCCGTGGTACTTCAACAAAACCCCGGTGATCCTGCATGATTATGATGGGATGTCCTTACTTCAGATAATCAAACTGAACACATTATTCTTCTGGGTGAAGATCATGAATATCCCACCGGCACTGGAAGTCAAGGAAACCATTGTCAATGTCGCCTCCATTGTGGGTCGTGTTCTGGTAATGGATCAGAAGCTTTTCGATGCAACCGGAAAAGTTCGCGTCCATGTGGAGCATGATATCACCAAGCCCTTCATTCTCAAGAAGACTCTTAAGCTAGCCCAGGGAGTGATTGAAGAAATAGAGTTCTTCTTTGAAAACCTAATTAGCAGATGTCGCAAGTGTAATGTCATTGTCCATGACAATGACTCCTGCCTTGTTGCCACTCCACCCAAAGCTGACTGCAACACAGCAGCTCATCCACGTTTGGATGTGGTAAGCTCTTACACTGGATTCAAGGACCATCGGTTTACTAATGGCATGTTTAGATTTCAGGGAACACAAATCCCTATGCTTCCGGTTGCAAGGAATCTGTTTGGTAGCATGGATGCCTCTAAAAGCCGCAAGCTTATTGTCATCAAGCATACTCTGTTGAGCTCGGGGATACAGCATGAGGATGAAAATGAGGATCACGCCAAACAGCAGGAAAATAAGCAGCAAACCATAAAAAGAGGCAGACCTTCATCCCCTTTCCCCTCCCCAAAGAAGCTCAAGTGCTTTTTTAGATTTCAGGCtgcaagagaaaagagaaactgaGGCTGCTGCAAAGAAGGTCAAAATGCCTGAGTTTTCTTCCAAGTTTGGTGCCAAGTCGGTGGGACTCATTGAGACCCAGGAGGTGTGTTTGTCCcaaatgaagtgatgatgactTTCGCTTCAATGCCAACTGAGGTTGCAAAAATAGAGCACACGGCGGGGGGGtgttgcaagaagaagaagggccgACCTCTAGGCTCTAGAAACAAGAACCCGTCTGAAGCAAGGAAAGTCCCAGCTGAAGAAGTTTTAAGTGTCTTGTATTCAAAGAAATCTCCTAGCCCTAGCAcaaagggcaaggag
It encodes:
- the LOC112166439 gene encoding urease accessory protein G, whose product is LLQVTNDIFTKEDGEFLVKHGALPEERIRAVETGGCPHAAIREDISINLGPLEELSNLYKADILLCESGGDNLAANFSRELADYIIYIIDVSGGDKIPRKGGPGITQADLLVINKTDLAQAVGADLAVMERDALRMRDGGPFVFAQVKHGQGVEEILNHIIQAWELATGNKRH